The Ruminococcaceae bacterium BL-4 region TTTAGCATAAAGAATGGCAAAATACCAGCAGTGATTCCAAGTTAAGAATATTCTTGTTTTCTTAGAAAACCGTCCTATAATGGAAGCAGTTAAAGAAGAAAGGAAGTCGTTTGCAGATGTCAGTATTAGGGGCAGTGATTGTTCCGCATCCACCGATTATTCTGCCGGAGATTGGAAAAGGTGAAGAAAAGAAAATCGGTAAAACAATCGAAGCATATCGAAAAGTTGCCCGAATGGTGGCAGATTGGAATCCGGATACTGTGGTGATTACTTCACCGCATGCGGTGCTGTATGCGGATTACTTTCATATTTCTCCCGGTAAAAAAGCAGAGGGGGATTTTCTTTCATTTGGAGCACCAAATGTAAAAATCACAGCGGATTATGATCAGTTGTTTGTAGAAGAATTGATGAAAAGAGCCAGAAAGGCGCATCTACCGGCTGGAATTTTCGGAGAGCAACAACCAGAACTTGACCACGCAACAATGATTCCGTTGCGCTTTTTACAGGAAGCAGGAGTTTCTTGTAAAGTGATTCGAGTTGGCCTTTCAGGATTATCGGCGCTGACTCATTATCGCCTTGGAAAATGTATTTCTGAAACAGCGGAAGCATTGCATCGCAAAATTGTGTTTGTAGCAAGTGGGGACCTTTCTCATAAGCTTTTGGAGAGCGGTCCTTACGGATTCTCTGAAGATGGCCCGCGTTTTGATCATCAAGTAACAGAGGCAATGAAGACAGGAGACTTTTTAAAATTCCTGGAATTTCCGGAGTCTTTCTGCGAATCGGCGGCGGAGTGCGGACTGCGTTCTTTTCAGATTATGGCGGGAGGACTGGATGGCTTATCTGTTTCTCCAGAGTTGCTTTCTTATGAAGGAACTTTTGGAGTAGGCTATGCTGTAGCGAGTTTTGCAGTAACAGGAAAAGATGATTCCCGTCATTTTGATCGCTTTTATGAGGAGCAGGAAAACCAAAGAATTACGCAGAAAAGGCAGCGGGAAGATTCTTATGTGCGCTTGGCAAGAAAAAGTCTGGAGACTTTTGTTGAAACAGGAAAACGTTTGTCTTTGCAGAATCTTTTAACGCAGCTGCCGGAAGAACTGCGGAAAAAGAAAGCCGGTGCGTTTGTCTCGATTCATCAGGAAGGAAGACTGCGCGGCTGCATCGGAACCATTGAGCCGATTTTTCCTTGTTTGGCAGAGGAAATCATCCACGATGCTGTTTCGGCAGGAACTGCTGATCCAAGATTTTCGCCGGTCGGAAAAGAAGAACTGCCAAGTTTGGAATACAGTGTAGATGTACTGGAAAAGCCGGAAAAAATTTCGTCGCCCGAAGAGCTTGATGTGAAAAAATATGGGGTCATTGTTTCTGATGGAGAAAGGAGAGGGCTTCTGCTTCCAAATTTAGAGGGAGTGACTTCTGTAAAACAGCAAATTAAAATTGCACGGGAAAAAGCAGGTATCGGAAAAAAGCAGAGCTATTCGTTGGAACGCTTTAAGGTGGTGAGACATTTTTGAAAAAAAGTTGTCCGATTTGTTTTCACCATTGTTCCTTGGAAAACGGGGAAATTGGGTTTTGCCATGCACGAAAGAATCAGGATGGAAAGATAATTCCGATTAATTATGGAAAAATCACCTCTATTTGTCTCGACCCAATTGAGAAGAAACCTTTGAGGCAATTTTATCCGGGAAAGAAAATCCTTTCGATCGGAAGTTTCGGCTGTAATCTTCGGTGTCCTTTCTGCCAGAACTATGAAATATCAATGGCGCAAGAGACACAGTGCGGACAGATTTTCTGTACACCGACACAGCTTTTCAGAAAAGCGCAGGAGTTGGTTCCGAAAGGAAATATTGGACTTGCCTATACCTATAATGAGCCTTTAGTCGGCTATGAATTTGTTCGAAACTGCGCTAAAAAAATTCATGAGGGAAATCTAAAAAATGTTTTGGTGACAAACGGAACGATTTGTAAAGAACCGCTGCAGGAGCTTTTGCCGCTGATTGATGCTGCCAATGTGGATTTAAAAGCGTTTACACCGCAGTTTTATCAAAAGATCGCCGGAAATTTGGAAGTGGTAAAAGAGACGATCCGAATGATGGCGGATCATTGTCATCTGGAGGTGACAACTCTGGTGATTCCAGGAGAAAACGACAGTATAGAAGAAATGAAAGAGCTGTCTTTCTGGCTTTCGTCTGTGCGGCGTGATATCCCGCTGCATATCACGCGCTTTTTTCCACGTTATCAGTTTAAAAATTATCCGCCGACGTCGGTCGAAACGATTCATCGGCTTTGTGAAACAGCACGAGAGTTTTTAGAGTATGTTTATCCCGGCAATTGCTAAAAAGGGGACAGCATCGTGATAAAAGGCGATGCTGCTCTTTTTTTAAAATGCATAGGATTTTTGCTTTTTTCATTGACTTTTTCCGCAAATGCTGTTATGATGCTAATAGAACATATGTTCAAATTGAGGATATTAAGAAGGATAGAGCAATGACGACAATGGAAAAACTGAAAATTCTGACGGATGCGGCAAAGTACGATGTTGCCTGCACTTCGAGCGGGGTTGATCGTTCCGGAAAAAAAGGAGGCCTTGGTTCAACGCAGTTCAGCGGAATCTGCCACAGCTTTGCAGCAGATGGCAGATGTATTTCTCTGTTGAAAGTTCTCTATACCAATTCTTGCATTTGTGATTGTAAATATTGCGTCAATCGCCGTTCCAATGATGTGAGAAGGGCTTCTTTTACACCGCGGGAGTTGGCGGAACTTACGATTGGCTTTTATAAAAGAAATTATATTGAGGGATTATTTTTAAGCAGTGGAATTATTAAAAATCCAGATTACACCTGCGAGCAAATGCTGAAGGTGCTGGAATTATTGCGGGAGGAATATCATTTTAGAGGATATATTCATGTAAAAGCGATTCCCGGAGCAGATGACCAACTTTTAAAAAGACTCGGGATGCTTGCAGATAGAATGAGTGTTAATATCGAACTGCCTTCAGAAGAGAGTTTAAACAAGCTTTGTCCCGATAAAAACCGAAAGGCGATTTTTCATCCGATGGGATTGATTTCGAGTGGGATTCAGGTTCATACGAAAGAGTTGGCACAGTATCGCTATGCACCAAAGTTTGTACCGGCAGGGCAGAGCACCCAGATGATTATCGGTGCGACCAAAGATACCGATTATCAGATTTTAAATCTTGCAGAGAGTCTATATCACAAATATCAGCTAAAACGGGTTTTCTTTTCGGCTTATGTACCGGTAGCAGAAAATGCACTTTTACCGCCTTTACAGACAAAACCGCCTCTTTTAAGGGAACATCGGCTTTATCAGGCGGATTGGCTTTTGCGCTATTATGGATTTGAAGCGCGTGAACTTTTGGATCAAGAGCATCCGCAGTTTAATGCGGTGATTGATCCCAAATGCAATTGGGCTTTGCAGCATATGGGATTTTTCCCTGTAGAGGTGAATTATGCGGATTACCACACTTTGCTGCGTGTGCCTGGAATTGGACCAAAATCAGCTAAGGCAATTTTGCAGGCACGCCGTGCTTCTATGCTGGACTTTACCGGCTTAAAAAAGCTGGGAGTGGTATTAAAGAGGGCACAGTATTTTTTAACCTGCAGCGGGCG contains the following coding sequences:
- a CDS encoding putative Protein CA_C1420 (Evidence 3 : Putative function from multiple computational evidences), with product MSVLGAVIVPHPPIILPEIGKGEEKKIGKTIEAYRKVARMVADWNPDTVVITSPHAVLYADYFHISPGKKAEGDFLSFGAPNVKITADYDQLFVEELMKRARKAHLPAGIFGEQQPELDHATMIPLRFLQEAGVSCKVIRVGLSGLSALTHYRLGKCISETAEALHRKIVFVASGDLSHKLLESGPYGFSEDGPRFDHQVTEAMKTGDFLKFLEFPESFCESAAECGLRSFQIMAGGLDGLSVSPELLSYEGTFGVGYAVASFAVTGKDDSRHFDRFYEEQENQRITQKRQREDSYVRLARKSLETFVETGKRLSLQNLLTQLPEELRKKKAGAFVSIHQEGRLRGCIGTIEPIFPCLAEEIIHDAVSAGTADPRFSPVGKEELPSLEYSVDVLEKPEKISSPEELDVKKYGVIVSDGERRGLLLPNLEGVTSVKQQIKIAREKAGIGKKQSYSLERFKVVRHF
- a CDS encoding Radical_SAM domain-containing protein produces the protein MKKSCPICFHHCSLENGEIGFCHARKNQDGKIIPINYGKITSICLDPIEKKPLRQFYPGKKILSIGSFGCNLRCPFCQNYEISMAQETQCGQIFCTPTQLFRKAQELVPKGNIGLAYTYNEPLVGYEFVRNCAKKIHEGNLKNVLVTNGTICKEPLQELLPLIDAANVDLKAFTPQFYQKIAGNLEVVKETIRMMADHCHLEVTTLVIPGENDSIEEMKELSFWLSSVRRDIPLHITRFFPRYQFKNYPPTSVETIHRLCETAREFLEYVYPGNC
- a CDS encoding HhH1 domain-containing protein; the protein is MTTMEKLKILTDAAKYDVACTSSGVDRSGKKGGLGSTQFSGICHSFAADGRCISLLKVLYTNSCICDCKYCVNRRSNDVRRASFTPRELAELTIGFYKRNYIEGLFLSSGIIKNPDYTCEQMLKVLELLREEYHFRGYIHVKAIPGADDQLLKRLGMLADRMSVNIELPSEESLNKLCPDKNRKAIFHPMGLISSGIQVHTKELAQYRYAPKFVPAGQSTQMIIGATKDTDYQILNLAESLYHKYQLKRVFFSAYVPVAENALLPPLQTKPPLLREHRLYQADWLLRYYGFEARELLDQEHPQFNAVIDPKCNWALQHMGFFPVEVNYADYHTLLRVPGIGPKSAKAILQARRASMLDFTGLKKLGVVLKRAQYFLTCSGRIIDGLRVTPDIVLRNLISQQGIELLKTEEPPEQLSFFSPTESFEQIRQLMPIRIRG